In Treponema denticola, one genomic interval encodes:
- the clpP gene encoding ATP-dependent Clp endopeptidase proteolytic subunit ClpP: protein MSTLVPYVIEQTGNGERSYDIFSRLLKDRIIFVDGEISDMSADLVVAQLLFLEAQNPDKDISLYINSPGGSVTAGLAIYDTMQHIRPDVQTICLGQCASMGAVLLAGGAKNKRYALPSSRVMIHQPWGGVQGQAVDINIQAKEIVRLKKLTIKYFAENTGKTEKQVAADMERDFFMSAEEALTYGIIDSVMNRRKDG, encoded by the coding sequence ATGAGTACACTTGTACCTTATGTAATTGAACAAACCGGAAACGGAGAACGCAGTTATGATATTTTCTCGCGTCTTTTAAAGGATAGAATTATCTTTGTAGACGGAGAAATAAGCGATATGTCGGCTGATTTGGTTGTAGCCCAGCTTTTATTTTTAGAGGCCCAAAATCCCGATAAGGATATCAGCCTTTATATAAACAGTCCCGGAGGCTCTGTAACGGCAGGCCTTGCGATTTACGATACTATGCAGCATATTCGTCCCGATGTACAAACAATTTGCTTGGGGCAATGTGCAAGTATGGGAGCAGTCCTTTTGGCGGGAGGAGCAAAAAACAAACGCTATGCCCTTCCTTCATCCCGTGTTATGATTCATCAACCATGGGGCGGGGTGCAAGGACAGGCCGTAGATATAAATATCCAAGCCAAGGAAATTGTAAGATTAAAAAAACTTACCATTAAATACTTTGCGGAAAATACCGGCAAAACGGAAAAGCAGGTAGCAGCCGATATGGAAAGAGATTTTTTTATGTCTGCCGAAGAAGCCTTAACATACGGTATAATAGATTCTGTTATGAATAGGAGAAAAGATGGCTAG